From one Babesia bovis T2Bo chromosome 3, whole genome shotgun sequence genomic stretch:
- a CDS encoding BBO225AA 22 kDa antigen-like protein, with protein MELNHNCRRVNGFRKVTKWVAGLAVVTYSAAGNVICCTSPGTAILQDTGNGPTTGLEQHQPLVFPVRHDDVQSSDFQSDDNAPMPLRSPNHRRHKPKPVTVYRKKLDTLNGETYEKDIAAIDFTTISKEDGNRMKMLIRQKHMGLRFGDIPYDIAKELVKYDDIAKVPQKMRSELIKCMVKHRNDDLIYKFPESIASMVFLCRKCGDLPGNVVSRLKQPLTKHEFGMLLDELPENLASEASNFAKYEDIPRDLVNRLQNYMRKERFLNQLSCLPKVLARKIYSYGSIDAIPTKLRKEVNKYLDIQHFDDLVANLPKELSDEVKRCGSFDRIHDELKHKIRDHYSKHCFDGTEVKHHKRLSKKRTSTRPQSDPE; from the coding sequence ATGGAGTTAAATCATAACTGCCGACGCGTTAACGGGTTCAGGAAGGTTACTAAATGGGTTGCCGGACTTGCTGTAGTAACTTACTCAGCAGCTGGTAATGTCATATGCTGTACTTCACCTGGTACTGCTATACTCCAGGATACTGGTAATGGACCAACCACTGGATTGGAGCAGCACCAGCCTCTTGTCTTCCCAGTGAGACACGACGATGTGCAGTCTAGTGATTTCCAAAGCGACGATAATGCACCAATGCCCCTTAGGTCACCAAACCACCGCCGACACAAGCCCAAACCCGTTACAGTTTATCGCAAAAAACTCGATACACTAAATGGTGAAACATATGAAAAGGATATTGCTGCTATTGATTTCACCACTATAAGTAAGGAGGATGGAAACCGAATGAAGATGCTCATAAGGCAGAAGCATATGGGATTGAGATTTGGTGATATACCCtacgatatcgcaaaagaACTGGTTAAATATGATGACATCGCGAAAGTGCCACAAAAAATGCGGAGCGAATTGATTAAATGTATGGTGAAGCACAGGAATGATGAccttatatataaattccCTGAGTCTATTGCATCCATGGTTTTCCTATGCCGTAAATGTGGAGATCTACCGGGAAACGTGGTATCCAGACTTAAGCAACCGTTGACCAAACATGAATTTGGAATGTTGCTTGATGAACTACCTGAAAACCTTGCCTCAGAGGCTAGTAATTTTGCGAAATATGAAGATATACCACGTGATTTGGTTAACCGATTACAAAATTATATGAGAAAGGAGCGTTTCTTGAATCAGCTATCATGTTTGCCCAAAGTGCTTGCTAGAAAAATCTATTCATATGGGTCAATCGATGCCATTCCAACAAAGCTTCGTAAGGAAGTAAATAAGTATCTGGACATTCAACATTTTGACGACCTGGTGGCCAACCTCCCCAAGGAACTTTCTGACGAAGTTAAGCGGTGTGGATCATTCGATAGAATTCATGACGAATTGAAGCATAAGATACGTGACCATTATAGTAAGCACTGTTTCGACGGTACCGAAGTGAAACATCATAAAAGGTTGTCTAAGAAGAGAACGTCAACTAGGCCACAAAGTGATCCGGAATGA
- a CDS encoding putative 40S ribosomal protein S17, whose translation MGRVRTKTVKRAARQIVEKYYAKLSLDFHFNKKVAEEVAQIPSKRMRNKVAGFITHLMRRIQKGPVRGISLKLQEEERERRMDFVPERSEVDVPLIQVDQDTADMLTFLKLNIPNVKVITANVHTEGVHQRF comes from the exons atg GGTCGCGTTCGTACTAAGACCGTCAAGCGTGCTGCGCGCCAGATCGTAGAGAAGTATTATGCCAAGCTGAGTTTGGACTTCCACTTCAACAAGAAGGTTGCTGAAGAGGTAGCACAAATCCCATCAAAGCGTATGCGCAATAAGGTTGCTGGCTTCATCACACATCTGATGCGCCGCATCCAAAAAGGTCCTGTGCGTGGCATTTCATTGAAGCTTCAGGAGGAAGAGCGTGAGCGCCGCATGGACTTTGTTCCCGAACGTTCCGAGGTTGATGTGCCTCTCATCCAGGTTGACCAGGACACCGCTGACATGTTGACGTTCCTCAAGTTGAACATACCTAACGTAAAGGTTATCACTGCCAACGTGCATACTGAGGGCGTTCACCAGCGTTTCTGA
- a CDS encoding tRNA (guanine37-N1)-methyltransferase family protein, with amino-acid sequence MGGSELKMGLDRHKRRWQEVVDSEALQAAPEIKTPQELENYSATEKCVLVAIRPDQQKSFADKGFFRNLVKSHKKALLSPCLKEVSIPENTRSFVVHDWEYLDAELRDIIKSDAVFYHEFSYTRTYEDLSVDECLRLLGDSNGIMVSFETIGHIAHLNLPNERLWAKHIIAKILLDKHKHIRTVVNKTKEVETEFRTMDLELLAGDDDLIATQNENGHTFKIDFRNVYWNSRLIRERERLSETFARGDIVIDMFAGVGPFAIYAAGKGCLVFANDLNPTGTQYIELNAKLNKLSDKVFAYNRDARDFVKTVIDSGILDKQTTSVKDHVMKVDSKVHFVMNLPKDAIEFLDSLKGLAKGIDPENIRTCVVHCYCFSEAADVETDIDARMEGVLGVKIPDKKIVTVRDVSPKKHMYCIEFKIPTTLLSADH; translated from the exons ATGGGAGGAAGTGAATTAAAAATGGGTCTAGACAGGCATAAGCGACGCTGGCAAGAGGTAGTGGATTCGGAAGCTCTACAAGCTGCGCCGGAGATTAAAACGCCTCAAGAACTTGAGAA TTACAGTGCCACCGAAAAATGTGTACTGGTGGCCATACGACCAGATCAGCAGAAATCGTTCGCCGACAAGGGGTTTTTCAG AAACCTTGTGAAAAGCCACAAGAAGGCGCTGCTCAGCCCATGTCTAAAGGAGGTGTCTATTCCAGAGAATACTCGATCGTTTGTTGTTCATG ACTGGGAATATCTAGACGCCGAATTGCGAGATATTATAAAGTCAGATGCAGTGTTTTACCACGAGTTTAGTTACACGAGAACATACGAAGATTTGTCAGTCG ATGAATGCCTAAGGCTGCTAGGCGACTCCAATGGCATCATGGTTAGCTTCGAGACTATTGGACATATAGCTCATTTGAACCTCCCAAATGAGCGCCTATGGGCCAAACATATAATCGCAAAAATATTATTAGATAAACACAAACACATACGCACAGTGGTAAACAAAACCAAGGAAGTGGAAACCGAATTCCGAACAATGGATCTTGAACTACTTGCCGGAGACGATGATCTAATCGCAACCCAGAATGAAAATGGCCATACGTTCAAAATAGATTTCCGTAACGTTTATTGGAATTCTAGACTAATCAGAGAACGTGAACGTTTGAGTGAAACATTTGCTAGGGGTGACATTGTAATAGACATGTTTGCAGGGGTTGGCCCATTTGCCATATACGCCGCAGGCAAGGGGTGTTTGGTATTTGCCAACGATTTGAATCCAACGGGTACACAGTATATTGAATTAAACGCCAAGCTGAACAAGCTTAGTGACAAGGTATTTGCCTACAATCGCGATGCCCGTGATTTTGTCAAGACAGTTATTGATTCTGGAATATTAGACAAGCAGACTACGTCCGTAAAGGACCATGTCATGAAAGTGGATAGTAAAGTGCACTTTGTCATGAATTTGCCCAAAGATGCTATAGAGTTTCTAG ATTCGCTGAAAGGACTCGCAAAGGGAATAGATCCTGAAAACATACGCACATGCGTAGTACATTGCTACTGCTTCAGTGAAGCTGCCGACGTGGAAACTGACATTGATGCACGAATGGAAGGCGTATTGGGGGTAAAGATACCGGATAAGAAGATTGTAACGGTTAGAGATGTTTCCCCAAAGAAGCATATGTACTGCATTGAATTCAAGATACCTACTACGTTGCTAAGCGCTGACCATTGA